ACAGCTGATTTTTAAATTCGGCAAACAAACACTTCCCGGAAAACTTCAAGGAGTCGATCCTGTACGACAAATGAAGGTTACCACGATCGGTAATTACGTCGAGCAAGGGAACTTCAGGGACTTGGATCGAGGTGGAGACATGATTTTCGTCGGCTCCGGATTGTTGGAGAAGCTGGGCGCAAGTTTGGGGGATACCGTACAAGTCGTAACCGCCCAAGGGAATGTAGCGCATGTAAAAGTCGGCGGAGTAATTCGCGTGGGAAATAAGATGATCGATGATACGGCAGTCTACGCATCTCTTCGGACAGTCCAAAGGATTACCCAGGCAAACGGAGTAGTTTCCGAGATCGCCATCCGGCTGAAGGAGTTATCTCAAGCAGCGGATGTTGCGACAGAATGGTCTTTCTTCACTAGGGATAAAGTCCAAAGCTGGGACCAGGCTTACGAAAATATTCTGGCCGTATTCAATACCCAGAATATAGTCCGCAACACCACCACATTCACGATTATGCTCGTCGTTGCATTCGGAATATATAATATTCTAAATATGGTGGTGAATCAGAAAAAGAGGGAGATAGCGATCCTCCGCTCCATCGGATTCGACGAAAAGGATACGATAGTGCTGTTCGTAATCCAAGGATTACTGCTGGGTTTTTTAGGTGCCATTAGCGGATTACTGGTAGGTGCGATGGCCTGTTACTATCTAGACGGCTATCCTATCGGAGGCGCTGCGAGTTCAAAAGGTGCGATGATGTCTAGCGTTATGCGAATTTCCTGGAATCCTCTTATTTATATCAAAGCATTCTCTATCGCTCAGATTTCCGCCGCAGTGGCGGCTTATATTCCCGCAAGATCGGCTTCTAAACTTTCTCCGGTGGAAATCATCCGAGGTAGCACATAATGAATAATAATAACGATATTTCGATACTTTGTACGGATTTAAGTAAAAGTTTCGGAGAACCGCCGATCGAAGTCGTAAGCAATATTGATTTCGATCTGAAAAAAGGGGAATTCGTCTCTCTCACCGGAAGGTCCGGCTCGGGTAAATCGACATTACTGTATATGTTGAGCGGGTTGGATCAGCCGAGTAAAGGAAAAGTCTTTTTGGACGGAATCGATCTTTTCGGAATGGGAAGCGTCGAGTCCCATCGGTTTAGAAATCGGAATATCGGTTTCGTATTTCAATTTCATTATCTTTTACCGGAATTAACAGCTATCGAGAACGTTTTGATGCCGGCCAGAAAAACGGATCAACACGGTAAGAAGAAGGAATACGCTAGACAATTATTTCGAGAATTCGAATTGGAATCCTGCAGGGATAAATTTCCCGCCCAAATGTCCGGCGGGGAACAACAACGAACCGCGATCGCCAGATCATTGATAATGAATCCGAGCTTTCTTTTTGCGGACGAACCGACGGGAAATTTAGATACGATTAACGGCGATAAGGCGATGGAAATTTTCAGAAGGATTAATCGGGAGAATAAAACGACTATTCTCTTCGTAACCCACGATCCAGATTACGCGGCACTCGCCGATAGACAGATCCATTTAGTGGACGGTAAAGTGGATTCGGACAAACTACAAAATCACGTATCGGTGTGAGAGCCGGTCGGATGGAAACTCGAATATCAAAAAGGGAAAAGAGAATGAAAAAAGAAGCCGTAATTGTCCTTACATGGATCGGAGTATTTTCGATTTTATCCTGCCAAGGCTCGGTACGCAGCGGGGCGAAGGAATTCGATTCCCCCACGAAAAAATTCGCCGCCC
The Leptospira inadai serovar Lyme str. 10 genome window above contains:
- a CDS encoding ABC transporter permease; translated protein: MLFLAIRQLLSRPQQTVLTFLGILLGTAAYCSFSGIMIGFQEYITDQLVNNDAQIRISPRDDVLKVETFRGVFFPESVAVRWIKPPSGKTDSNQLTNANGWFLKLDEDDRVEAYAPQLNQQLIFKFGKQTLPGKLQGVDPVRQMKVTTIGNYVEQGNFRDLDRGGDMIFVGSGLLEKLGASLGDTVQVVTAQGNVAHVKVGGVIRVGNKMIDDTAVYASLRTVQRITQANGVVSEIAIRLKELSQAADVATEWSFFTRDKVQSWDQAYENILAVFNTQNIVRNTTTFTIMLVVAFGIYNILNMVVNQKKREIAILRSIGFDEKDTIVLFVIQGLLLGFLGAISGLLVGAMACYYLDGYPIGGAASSKGAMMSSVMRISWNPLIYIKAFSIAQISAAVAAYIPARSASKLSPVEIIRGST
- a CDS encoding ABC transporter ATP-binding protein codes for the protein MNNNNDISILCTDLSKSFGEPPIEVVSNIDFDLKKGEFVSLTGRSGSGKSTLLYMLSGLDQPSKGKVFLDGIDLFGMGSVESHRFRNRNIGFVFQFHYLLPELTAIENVLMPARKTDQHGKKKEYARQLFREFELESCRDKFPAQMSGGEQQRTAIARSLIMNPSFLFADEPTGNLDTINGDKAMEIFRRINRENKTTILFVTHDPDYAALADRQIHLVDGKVDSDKLQNHVSV